The Salvia splendens isolate huo1 chromosome 21, SspV2, whole genome shotgun sequence genome includes a window with the following:
- the LOC121783222 gene encoding trans-cinnamate:CoA ligase, peroxisomal-like, whose translation MDKLPKCEANYVALSPLTFLKRAAAVYSNRASVIHRGVRFTWRQTYERCCRLASALNSLNIVHNDVVSVLAPNIPALYEMHFAVPMAGAVLNAINTRLDAKTIATILKHSEAKIFFIDYEFVPVARDALRLLMASLLQADAAASMPLVVVIDDIDTPTGIRLGELEYEALVSQGNPRFVLEEITDELSPIALNYTSGTTSAPKGVVYSHRGAYLSTLSLILGWGMQTEPVYLWSLPMFHCNGWTFTWGVAARGGTNVCIRSTTAAEMYDAIYTHGVTHMCCAPIVFNILLDAKPHERRRLSAPVEILTGGAPPPAALLERIESLGFHVVHAYGLTEATGPALVCEWQKKWDRFSTEEKAALKARQGISILTLADVDVKDPATMKSVARDGVEMGEIVLRGSSIMKGYLKDEKATSEAFRGGWFFTGDVGVIHPDGYVEIKDRSKDVIISGGENISSVEVEGALYKHLDVVEAAVVAMPHPVWGESPCAFIKLREAAAAKEAEIIQHCRKNLPHFMVPKVVKFMDELPKTSTGKIQKFQLRAVARTFEAPVEKRRSTPPQRKRHDRRQNQEQVLAMSRL comes from the exons ATGGATAAACTCCCAAAATGCGAGGCAAATTATGTAGCTCTTTCCCCCCTCACTTTCTTGAAGAGGGCTGCCGCCGTTTACTCCAACCGTGCCTCCGTCATACACCGCGGAGTCCGTTTCACATGGCGCCAGACTTATGAGCGGTGTTGCCGCCTCGCCTCCGCTCTCAACTCGCTCAATATTGTCCACAACGACGTC GTATCCGTGTTGGCACCGAATATTCCGGCACTGTACGAGATGCACTTCGCCGTGCCAATGGCCGGCGCGGTGCTCAACGCAATCAACACGAGACTCGATGCCAAAACCATCGCCACCATCCTCAAGCATTCCGAAGCAAAGATTTTCTTCATCGACTACGAGTTCGTGCCCGTAGCCCGGGACGCGCTGAGGCTCCTCATGGCCAGCCTGCTCCAGGCGGACGCCGCGGCGTCGATGCCCCTGGTGGTGGTGATCGACGACATCGACACCCCCACCGGCATCCGCCTCGGCGAGCTGGAATACGAGGCGCTCGTATCCCAAGGCAATCCGAGATTCGTGCTGGAGGAAATCACGGATGAGTTAAGCCCCATCGCGCTGAATTACACCTCCGGCACGACGTCGGCGCCGAAGGGGGTGGTGTACAGCCACCGCGGCGCGTATTTAAGCACCCTCAGCCTGATCCTCGGATGGGGGATGCAGACCGAGCCGGTGTACCTGTGGTCCCTCCCGATGTTCCACTGCAACGGCTGGACCTTCACCTGGGGAGTGGCGGCGCGCGGCGGCACCAACGTCTGCATCCgctccaccaccgccgccgagATGTACGACGCCATCTACACCCACGGCGTCACCCACATGTGCTGCGCCCCCATCGTCTTCAACATCCTCCTAGACGCCAAGCCTCACGAGCGCCGCCGCCTCTCTGCCCCGGTGGAAATCCTCACCGGCGGCGCCCCGCCGCCGGCCGCCCTCCTGGAGAGGATCGAGAGCCTCGGATTCCACGTGGTGCACGCGTACGGGCTGACGGAGGCGACGGGGCCGGCGCTGGTGTGCGAGTGGCAGAAGAAGTGGGACCGCTTCTCTACAGAAGAGAAGGCGGCCTTAAAAGCTAGACAAGGAATAAGCATATTGACGCTTGCTGACGTGGACGTGAAGGATCCGGCTACAATGAAGAGCGTAGCGCGGGACGGGGTCGAGATGGGGGAGATCGTGCTGCGGGGGAGCAGCATCATGAAAGGGTACCTGAAGGATGAGAAGGCCACGTCAGAGGCCTTCCGGGGCGGGTGGTTCTTCACGGGAGACGTCGGGGTGATACACCCCGACGGCTACGTGGAGATCAAGGATAGGTCGAAGGACGTGATCATCTCCGGCGGAGAGAACATCAGCAGCGTGGAGGTCGAGGGGGCGCTCTACAAGCACCTGGACGTGGTGGAGGCGGCTGTCGTGGCGATGCCCCACCCCGTGTGGGGGGAGAGCCCCTGCGCTTTCATTAAATTGAGAGAGGCCGCGGCGGCGAAGGAGGCGGAGATCATCCAGCACTGCAGGAAGAATCTGCCGCATTTCATGGTGCCCAAGGTAGTGAAGTTTATGGATGAATTGCCAAAGACTTCGACGGGGAAGATTCAGAAGTTTCAGCTGAGGGCGGTGGCGAGGACGTTTGAGGCTCCGGTGGAGAAGAGGCGGTCAACGCCGCCGCAGAGAAAGAGGCATGATCGTCGCCAAAATCAGGAGCAAGTTCTTGCTATGTCTCGTCTCTGA